In a single window of the Oscarella lobularis chromosome 4, ooOscLobu1.1, whole genome shotgun sequence genome:
- the LOC136185735 gene encoding ankyrin repeat and KH domain-containing protein 1-like — protein sequence MAKKLLEMGFLLSETDCFGRSSLHWAAIYDRKEVAEVLIERGANVEAQDKWGRTPFLQAIRHGQDEFANFLLSKGCNVHAIDREGHGALALACTAKHHDTAEWLLSKFSDQDLNSVLHLAAQSDAGRIVGLLISKGANREAEDEWGCTPLLTAIEFGSDNVIDLLVTEGCNMHAKTKRGESVLDVAIIGGRLDLFHRFVKAGMKATQLSSESRRFLQQAAASGSEEAVQCLKEITILQVCEDPLNWVSPQEREEMQKEIDQLKRGASSPASSESEDRSRVLSQKNELRQLLEETFQALSGKEVELERLENTVKEKEADHETLYAKLQSEAEKQQMELDAKDGELAQLRATAQEKDVQIEEARKEINSVGLAHANLSDRYEETVAELRAVTEEKAEKDKQLKKAKEHEDLLQISVADIRMTDIRLGGGAYGEVRVGFWGGSPVAVKIFRECLNSDYYLRLFRQEISVCSRARHPNVVSLYGVTTKNGVPLRIISELLEGSLSDVIKAALRSQCLLSLRERIDLASGVTAGIAYLHGLGPDGVLHGDNSLFQRRRHFTNGS from the exons TGGGGAAGAACGCCCTTTCTTCAAGCTATTCGTCATGGGCAGGATGAATTTGCTAATTTTCTTTTAAGCAAGGGTTGCAATGTTCACGCCATTGATCGT GAAGGCCACGGCGCACTGGCATTGGCTTGTACTGCAAAACATCACGATACGGCAGAATGGCTACTTTCAAAGTTCAGTGACCAG GATCTAAATTCGGTTCTTCACTTGGCAGCGCAAAGTGATGCTGGCAGAATAGTCGGTTTATTAATTTCTAAAGGCGCGAATCGCGAAGCTGAAGACGAG TGGGGCTGCACCCCTCTTCTGACTGCCATTGAGTTTGGCAGTGACAACGTCATTGATTTGCTAGTGACTGAAGGCTGCAATATGCATGCAAAAACGAAGAGAGGAGAAAGCGTTTTGGATGTGGCGATCATTGGGGGACGACTGGATCTATTTCATCGTTTTGTAAAAGCTGGCATGAAAGCCACGCAACTGTCGTCT gaaagtcgtcgatttttgcaaCAAGCGGCGGCCAGTGGAAGCGAAGAAGCTGTTCAATGTCTAAAAGAG ATTACTATTCTTCAAGTTTGTGAAGATCCATTGAACTGGGTCTCTCCTC AGGAAAGAGAGGAGATGCAAAAGGAAATCGATCAGCTTAAACGGGGCGCTTCTTCTCCTGCAAGCTCCGAATCGGAGGATCGCTCTAGAGTTCTTTCTCAA AAAAATGAATTGCGCCAACTTTTGGAAGAAACATTTCAGGCGTTGTCTGGAAAAGAAGTAGAATTGGAGCGCTTGGAGAATACGgttaaagaaaaagaagctgaCCACGAGACACTTTACG CAAAACTGCAAAGCGAGGCAGAGAAGCAGCAGATGGAGCTTGATGCTAAAGATGGCGAACTTG CACAATTGAGAGCCACTGCtcaagagaaagacgttcaGATTGAGGAGGCGAGAAAAGAGATAAATTCTGTCGGACTCGCTCACG CAAATTTATCTGATCGTTACGAGGAGACCGTAGCCGAGCTAAGAGCCGTTACCGAAGAGAAAGCAGAGAAAGACAAGCAGctgaaaaaggcaaaagagcACGAAGATCTTCTCCAAATATCCGTCGCAGACATCAGAATGACAGACATTAGGCTCGGAGGAGGAGCTTACGGAG AAGTGAGAGTTGGCTTCTGGGGTGGAAGTCCCGTGGCTGTCAAGATTTTTCGCGAGTGCCTCAACAGCGACTACtatcttcgtctttttcgtcaagAGATCTCCGTCTGCAGTCGGGCTCGTCATCCCAACGTCGTTTCCCTATACGGCGtaacgacgaagaacggcGTTCCACTTCGAATCATTAGCGAGCTTCTCGAAGGCtcgctttctgacgtcatcaaggcAGCTCTTCGTTCCCAATGCCTTCTTTCGCTACGAGAGCGCATTGATCTGGCATCGGGAGTCACCGCTGGAATTGCGTATCTCCACGGACTCGGTCCAGACGGTGTTTTGCACGGCGATAATTCGCTcttccaacgtcgtcgtcacttcaCTAATGGAAGCTAA